From Medicago truncatula cultivar Jemalong A17 chromosome 7, MtrunA17r5.0-ANR, whole genome shotgun sequence, a single genomic window includes:
- the LOC120577006 gene encoding uncharacterized protein, which yields MDHLEQENHKLREEVTTLRAENEILRNLVSLMTVAQRQPLSHPIVSTQAHTVASTTPISTVFASTPQHAMVKAELEEKFDRIQFELKALCAKELFGKNAYDLCLVPNVVIPPKFKVPDFEKYKGNTCPELHLVMYVRKMSAQVGNDELLIHCFQDSLTGAALIWYMGLNKVDVKTFNDLCEAFVQRFNYNLHLTMNDNESFKAYAQRWRDVAAQVRPPLEEKEFTEIFLETLDQSYYEHMLASASGSFAKMMTVGMRVEEWVRKRRLVKESVPADDSEYEDQEMSVIESQPQQQYLAYHPAAAVMPITNVVQNSSYQPQFQPYQQQYQQKPRQQAPRTKFDPIPMKYAELFPDFLKRNLVQTKPPPPMPKKLPARFRADLSFVFHQGALGHDIERCYAFKNAVQDLFEAGLLPF from the exons ATGGATCATCTTGAACAAGAGAACCACAAGCTTCGTGAAGAGGTGACGACCCTCCGGGCCGAGAATGAGATTTTGAGGAACTTAGTATCTTTGATGACGGTTGCACAAAGACAACCATTATCTCATCCTATTGTTAGCACTCAAGCCCACACGGTTGCTTCCACTACCCCGATTTCAACAGTGTTTGCTAGTACTCCTCAACATGCTATGGTGAAAG CTGAATTGGAAGAAAAGTTTGACAGAATACAGTTTGAATTGAAAGCTCTTTGTGCGAAAGAACTGTTTGGGAAAAATGCTTATGATCTTTGCTTGGTTCCAAATGTTGTGATACCACCCAAATTCAAGGTCCCTGATTTTGAGAAGTACAAAGGGAACACTTGCCCTGAgcttcatttggtaatgtatgTAAGAAAGATGTCTGCTCAAGTAGGTAATGATGAGCTCCTTATCCACTGTTTCCAAGATAGTTTGACTGGTGCCGCACTGATATGGTATATGGGTCTAAACAAGGTTGATGTCAAAACTTTCAATGATTTGTGTGAGGCTTTCGTCCAACGATTTAACTACAACTTGCACTTGACCATGAATGATAATGAATCCTTCAAAGCTTATGCCCAACGGTGGAGAGATGTGGCTGCACAGGTCCGTCCACCTCTAGAAGAGAAAGAGTTTACCGAAATTTTCCTGGAGACTTTGGATCAGTCCTATTATGAGCATATGCTTGCAAGTGCATCCGGCAGCTTCGCAAAGATGATGACCGTCGGCATGCGTGTTGAAGAATGGGTCCGAAAGAGACGTTTGGTGAAAGAAAGTGTTCCCGCTGATGATTCCGAGTACGAAGATCAGGAAATGAGTGTGATAGAAAGTCAACCTCAACAACAGTATCTGGCTTATCACCCTGCTGCCGCTGTTATGCCTATCACAAATGTTGTTCAAAACTCGAGTTATCAACCTCAGTTTCAACCATATCAACAACAGTATCAGCAAAAACCTCGACAACAGGCTCCAAGAACTAAATTTGATCCAATTCCAATGAAATATGCGGAGTTGTTTCCTGATTTTCTTAAGAGGAACCTCGTCCAAACTAAACCACCTCCTCCAATGCCTAAAAAATTGCCTGCACGGTTTAGAGCCGATCTCTCATTtgtcttccatcaaggggcactaGGTCATGACATTGAGCGTTGTTACGCTTTCAAGAATGCAGTCCAAGATTTATTTGAAGCTGGTCTCCTACCTTTCTAA